A genome region from Methylohalobius crimeensis 10Ki includes the following:
- a CDS encoding integron integrase — translation MRDRIRAKHYSLRTEEAYVGWVKRFMLFHDTRHPSELSASEVEAFLTHLAVEGHVASSTRNQALAAILFLYREVLEKPLPWLDNITRAKNPERLPVVLSVNEVQALLGRLRGTPGLAARLLYGTGMRLMECMRLRVKDVDFEMHQITVRDGKGFKDRVTMLPRKLVEPLKAHLAGVKAQHEEDLAAGYGEVYLPYALSRKYPAAGREWGWQYVFPARSLSVDPRSGQTRRHHLDEKAVQRAVKQAVRDLGLTKPATPHTLRHSFATHLLQSGYDIRTVQELLGHKDVSTTMIYTHVLNRGGKGVVSPLDM, via the coding sequence ATGCGCGATCGAATTCGAGCGAAGCATTACAGCCTGCGCACGGAAGAAGCCTATGTGGGCTGGGTCAAGCGGTTTATGCTCTTTCATGACACACGTCATCCCTCGGAGCTTTCAGCCTCCGAGGTGGAAGCGTTCCTGACCCATTTGGCGGTGGAGGGCCATGTCGCTTCCTCGACCCGGAACCAAGCCTTGGCCGCGATCCTGTTTCTGTATCGCGAGGTACTGGAGAAGCCCTTGCCCTGGTTGGATAACATCACCCGGGCGAAGAATCCCGAACGGTTGCCGGTGGTGCTTAGCGTCAACGAAGTCCAGGCGCTGCTGGGACGATTGCGCGGGACGCCGGGATTGGCGGCGCGGCTGCTCTATGGCACCGGGATGCGGCTCATGGAGTGTATGCGGCTCCGAGTGAAGGATGTGGATTTCGAGATGCATCAGATCACCGTGCGCGACGGCAAGGGCTTCAAGGACCGGGTGACGATGCTGCCGCGGAAGCTCGTGGAGCCGCTTAAAGCCCATCTTGCGGGTGTGAAGGCGCAACATGAAGAAGACCTGGCCGCAGGTTATGGTGAGGTCTATTTGCCCTATGCGCTGTCGCGCAAATATCCCGCGGCGGGCCGTGAATGGGGCTGGCAGTATGTGTTTCCCGCGCGCTCCCTTTCGGTGGATCCGCGCTCGGGCCAGACCCGCCGCCACCACCTGGACGAGAAGGCCGTCCAGCGCGCCGTCAAGCAGGCGGTGCGGGATTTGGGCTTGACCAAGCCGGCCACGCCCCATACCTTGCGCCATTCCTTCGCCACCCATCTGCTGCAATCGGGCTACGATATCCGCACCGTCCAGGAACTGCTGGGACACAAGGACGTCAGCACGACGATGATCTATACCCACGTGCTGAACCGGGGCGGCAAAGGGGTGGTCAGCCCGCTGGACATGTAA
- a CDS encoding anhydro-N-acetylmuramic acid kinase, whose translation MSAYFIGLMAGTSLDGVDAVLAEISAPPCSVALRAKHYAPFEPSLRRRLERHCFSDRIASAELGRLDAELGELFGRCALDLLKKTRVPPDRVRAIGSHGQTFHHHPSVPYPYTLQIGDPNRIAEITGITTVADFRRRDMAAGGQGAPLVPAFHRAVFHSPQEDRAVLNLGGIANLTFLPADPAVPVTGFDTGPGNTLMDHWIGRHRGVSWDEDGRWARQGRPIPELLRALVDDPYFSRPPPKSTGPEYFSPAWLEKRLQAFPDHAPEDVQATLAHLTAAGIDEAIRQAATWPARLLVCGGGAHNRYLLEILENQAGCPVETTAADGIDPDWVEAAAFAWLAWRTLKGLTGNLPAVTGARHEVVLGGIYPGT comes from the coding sequence ATGAGCGCCTATTTCATCGGGCTGATGGCCGGCACGAGCCTCGACGGCGTCGACGCCGTGCTGGCCGAAATCTCCGCCCCGCCCTGCTCCGTCGCGCTCCGCGCCAAGCACTATGCGCCGTTCGAGCCTTCCCTTCGCCGGCGGCTCGAGCGCCATTGCTTCAGCGACCGGATCGCATCGGCCGAACTGGGCCGACTGGATGCCGAGCTGGGCGAGCTGTTCGGCCGCTGCGCCCTGGATCTTCTAAAAAAAACCCGAGTGCCACCGGACCGGGTGCGCGCCATCGGCAGCCACGGGCAGACCTTCCATCACCATCCGTCGGTGCCCTATCCCTACACCCTGCAAATCGGCGACCCCAACCGCATCGCCGAAATCACCGGCATCACCACCGTGGCCGATTTCCGCCGCCGCGACATGGCCGCCGGCGGCCAAGGCGCGCCCCTGGTGCCCGCCTTTCACCGGGCGGTATTCCACTCCCCCCAAGAAGACCGGGCGGTGCTCAACCTGGGAGGCATCGCCAACCTCACCTTTTTGCCCGCGGACCCCGCCGTGCCCGTGACCGGCTTCGACACCGGACCGGGCAATACCCTCATGGATCACTGGATCGGCCGGCACCGGGGAGTGTCCTGGGACGAAGACGGGCGATGGGCGCGGCAGGGACGACCGATTCCCGAACTGCTCCGGGCGCTAGTCGACGATCCCTACTTCAGCCGGCCGCCGCCCAAAAGCACCGGACCGGAATATTTCTCCCCCGCCTGGCTGGAGAAAAGGCTGCAGGCTTTTCCGGACCATGCGCCCGAAGACGTGCAAGCCACCCTCGCCCACCTGACCGCGGCCGGGATCGACGAGGCGATTCGGCAGGCGGCGACCTGGCCCGCGCGGCTCTTGGTGTGCGGCGGCGGCGCGCACAATCGCTATCTGCTGGAAATACTGGAAAACCAAGCCGGCTGCCCGGTGGAAACCACCGCCGCTGACGGGATCGATCCCGATTGGGTGGAAGCGGCGGCGTTCGCCTGGCTGGCCTGGCGGACTTTGAAAGGGCTGACGGGCAACCTGCCCGCGGTCACGGGCGCCCGCCATGAGGTCGTGCTGGGGGGAATTTATCCCGGCACGTAA
- the erpA gene encoding iron-sulfur cluster insertion protein ErpA has product MSTTENPIIFSDNAASKVSELIAEENNPELKLRVYITGGGCSGFQYGFTFDEQAAGDDTVIEKQGVTVLVDAMSVQYLRGAEIDYKDDVSGARFVIRNPNAQTTCGCGSSFSV; this is encoded by the coding sequence ATGTCAACGACCGAAAACCCCATCATTTTCAGTGACAACGCCGCTTCCAAGGTGTCGGAATTGATCGCCGAGGAAAACAACCCCGAGCTCAAGTTGCGGGTGTATATCACCGGCGGCGGTTGTTCCGGCTTCCAGTACGGCTTCACCTTCGACGAACAGGCCGCCGGCGACGATACCGTGATCGAAAAGCAGGGCGTGACGGTATTGGTGGACGCCATGAGCGTGCAGTATCTGAGAGGGGCGGAGATCGACTACAAGGACGACGTGTCCGGCGCGCGCTTCGTGATCCGCAATCCCAACGCCCAAACCACCTGCGGCTGCGGTTCCTCGTTTTCGGTCTAG
- a CDS encoding uracil-DNA glycosylase family protein → MDLITIAGDLSASVGKLKFGPPVFHVYNPLNYAWQSHRTYLERYGGGGREIVLVGMNPGPWGMVQTGVPFGDVVMVRDWLGIHAQIKRPAKEHPARPIQGFDCRRREVSGKRLWGWARATYGTPERFFDRFFVFNYCPLAFMEESGRNLTPDRLPAEMREPLLERCDASLKKVVERLEPRYVLGVGRFAERRVNAALADMDLTTGMVPHPSPANPAANQGWGEAMNRALAAAGIQLP, encoded by the coding sequence ATGGATCTGATCACAATCGCCGGCGACCTTTCCGCGTCCGTCGGAAAACTGAAATTCGGCCCGCCCGTCTTCCACGTCTACAACCCCCTGAACTACGCCTGGCAGTCCCACCGGACTTACCTGGAGCGCTACGGCGGGGGCGGCCGGGAAATCGTCTTGGTGGGAATGAATCCGGGGCCGTGGGGCATGGTTCAGACCGGCGTGCCGTTCGGGGACGTGGTGATGGTGCGCGATTGGCTGGGTATCCACGCGCAAATAAAACGCCCCGCCAAGGAGCATCCCGCCCGGCCCATCCAAGGGTTCGACTGCCGCCGCCGGGAGGTGAGCGGCAAGCGGCTGTGGGGCTGGGCCAGGGCAACTTACGGCACGCCGGAGCGGTTCTTCGACCGCTTTTTCGTGTTCAACTACTGCCCCTTGGCGTTCATGGAGGAAAGCGGACGCAATCTCACTCCCGACCGGCTGCCGGCGGAGATGCGGGAGCCCTTGCTCGAACGGTGCGATGCGTCGCTCAAAAAGGTGGTGGAACGCCTCGAGCCGCGCTATGTCCTGGGCGTGGGGCGATTCGCCGAGCGCCGCGTGAACGCCGCCTTGGCCGACATGGATCTGACTACCGGCATGGTGCCCCATCCCAGCCCGGCCAATCCCGCCGCCAACCAGGGCTGGGGGGAGGCGATGAACCGGGCCTTGGCGGCAGCGGGCATTCAATTGCCTTAG
- a CDS encoding ATP-dependent nuclease produces the protein MILNKIKIEKFKKIDVIDIGTGSLNILVGSNGSGKSSILQAAHLAACLLRQADRIRTGSTSTVAVMDLDYLPTDDYMRLGHGENWGNMRNTPGSKVTFTFRDESNIEHEAICEARAARNAGISVTGQLPEEVRGLFRGQNSYFSGFIPGISGVPNSETKQSKRVVLKACSFGDSNVYLRNALNLLSEDDLRQLETWLGRLMGEVSIKLDFQEDRDLVIKAEVTVDGVSHPIELLGTGYIQLIQIFCYVLLFRPKILLIDEPDIHLHPNVQEMLAGELSKIATERELSVVLTTHSPFILRGAPLTTNVYWVENGALANENRQAAEIALGWGAFGKKVIIVSEDKNIALLKKLISQWPELEKFVTYHPGQGYKNLMKKEQAIELYEALGRKYKILVHRDRDSLTDEEIEKLRNDYEIDGIKLWFPEQADIEAYFCCAEFIRNLTNNEIAECQGYIDRILARDVVPARDQFNSQRQAHNQELYAQGGSPTNDEVWQQFQARPLKGYKGKHVFKQLKNIVPGNVFSEENITSCELHIELAADLREQVTILVDEN, from the coding sequence GTGATACTTAATAAGATCAAAATCGAGAAGTTCAAAAAAATCGATGTTATTGATATTGGAACTGGATCACTAAATATTCTCGTCGGATCAAATGGGTCAGGGAAATCATCAATTCTTCAGGCAGCGCACCTAGCCGCTTGTCTATTGCGCCAGGCAGACCGCATTAGAACGGGAAGCACGTCCACTGTGGCCGTTATGGACCTGGATTACCTGCCAACCGACGACTATATGAGACTTGGTCATGGCGAGAATTGGGGAAATATGCGTAATACCCCAGGTTCAAAAGTTACTTTTACATTTCGTGATGAAAGCAACATAGAGCACGAAGCGATTTGTGAAGCAAGGGCCGCCCGAAATGCTGGAATTTCTGTCACTGGTCAACTTCCAGAGGAAGTTAGGGGGCTATTCAGAGGGCAAAACTCGTATTTCAGTGGCTTTATTCCCGGTATATCAGGAGTACCAAACAGCGAAACAAAGCAATCCAAAAGGGTAGTGTTAAAAGCATGCTCTTTCGGTGATTCTAATGTGTACTTGAGAAACGCTTTAAACTTATTAAGTGAAGATGATCTGAGACAGCTAGAAACATGGCTCGGTAGATTGATGGGAGAAGTCTCAATCAAACTAGATTTCCAAGAAGATAGAGACTTGGTTATAAAAGCAGAAGTTACCGTTGATGGTGTGTCTCACCCGATAGAGCTATTGGGAACTGGCTATATCCAACTAATACAGATTTTTTGCTATGTGCTTCTATTTAGACCAAAGATATTGCTGATTGATGAGCCGGATATTCATTTGCACCCGAATGTGCAAGAAATGCTTGCAGGAGAGCTCTCAAAAATCGCGACAGAAAGAGAGTTGTCAGTTGTGCTAACTACTCATTCGCCTTTTATTTTGAGAGGGGCTCCTTTGACCACTAATGTTTACTGGGTCGAAAATGGGGCGCTAGCAAATGAGAACCGGCAGGCTGCGGAAATTGCGTTGGGATGGGGTGCATTTGGAAAGAAAGTGATAATTGTCTCCGAAGACAAAAATATTGCCCTGTTGAAAAAGCTTATTTCTCAATGGCCTGAACTTGAAAAGTTTGTGACATACCACCCTGGTCAAGGGTACAAGAACCTTATGAAGAAAGAGCAAGCCATCGAGCTTTATGAGGCCCTTGGTAGGAAATACAAAATTCTTGTTCATCGTGATAGAGATTCATTAACTGATGAAGAAATAGAAAAACTACGTAATGACTATGAAATCGATGGAATTAAACTCTGGTTTCCAGAGCAGGCTGATATTGAAGCATATTTTTGTTGTGCTGAATTTATTCGAAATTTAACGAACAACGAGATTGCAGAGTGTCAAGGTTATATTGACCGTATATTAGCCAGAGATGTCGTTCCGGCAAGAGATCAATTTAACAGTCAGCGACAGGCTCATAATCAGGAACTATATGCACAAGGAGGTAGCCCCACCAATGATGAAGTATGGCAACAATTTCAAGCTAGACCGCTGAAAGGCTACAAAGGAAAGCATGTATTTAAACAGCTAAAAAACATTGTTCCAGGCAATGTCTTTTCAGAGGAAAACATTACTAGCTGCGAACTGCATATAGAGTTAGCCGCCGATTTGAGAGAACAAGTAACAATATTAGTTGATGAAAACTGA
- the tyrS gene encoding tyrosine--tRNA ligase — MNEPQAALAEFKRGTEEVLLEKELRERLDSGGSLKVKAGFDPTAPDLHLGHTVLLNKLKHFQDRGHEAIFLIGDFTAMIGDPSGKSQTRPPLTRDEVIENARTYEEQIFKILDPEKTLLVFNSSWMSGMDAAELIQLAGKYTVARMLERDDFSKRYRSGQSIAIHEFLYPLIQGYDSVALKADVELGGTDQKFNLLVGRHLQEIYGQKPQVVITLPILEGLDGVQKMSKSLGNYIGINEPPDEMFGKLMSISDELMWRYFELLSFRPLEEIGAWQKACETGANPRDYKVRLALEIVTRFHDQAAAQKALENFESRFKRGLLPEDLELQRLPAPDPKGYPIGRLLKDAGLVKSTSEALRMIKQGAVRIDGERVSDPGRMIPAGETHVFQVGKRRFAKIEVGFMNLAE; from the coding sequence ATGAACGAACCGCAAGCGGCATTGGCCGAATTCAAGCGCGGCACCGAGGAAGTGCTGCTGGAAAAAGAATTGCGGGAACGGCTCGACTCGGGGGGCTCGCTGAAAGTCAAAGCCGGTTTCGACCCCACCGCCCCGGATCTGCACTTGGGGCATACGGTATTGCTGAACAAACTCAAGCACTTCCAGGACCGGGGCCACGAGGCGATCTTTTTGATCGGCGATTTTACCGCCATGATCGGCGATCCCAGCGGCAAAAGCCAGACCCGCCCGCCCTTGACCCGGGACGAGGTCATCGAAAACGCCCGCACCTACGAGGAGCAGATTTTCAAAATCCTCGATCCGGAAAAAACCCTGCTGGTGTTCAATTCCAGCTGGATGAGCGGAATGGACGCAGCCGAGCTGATCCAATTGGCGGGTAAATACACCGTGGCGCGGATGCTGGAGCGCGACGATTTCAGCAAGCGCTATCGAAGTGGCCAGTCGATCGCCATCCACGAGTTCCTCTATCCCCTGATCCAAGGCTACGACTCGGTCGCCCTGAAGGCGGACGTGGAGCTGGGCGGCACCGACCAGAAATTCAACCTGCTGGTGGGCCGGCATCTGCAGGAAATCTATGGCCAGAAGCCGCAGGTGGTGATCACCCTGCCGATTCTGGAGGGCTTGGACGGGGTGCAGAAAATGTCCAAGTCCCTGGGCAACTATATCGGCATCAACGAGCCGCCGGACGAGATGTTCGGCAAGTTGATGTCGATCTCCGACGAGTTGATGTGGCGCTACTTCGAATTGTTGAGCTTCCGCCCCCTGGAGGAAATCGGCGCTTGGCAAAAAGCCTGCGAGACGGGGGCCAACCCGCGCGACTACAAGGTTCGATTGGCATTGGAGATCGTCACCCGCTTCCACGACCAGGCGGCCGCCCAAAAAGCCCTGGAAAATTTCGAAAGCCGCTTCAAGCGCGGTCTTTTGCCGGAGGATTTGGAGCTGCAGCGGCTCCCGGCACCCGACCCGAAAGGCTATCCCATCGGCCGCCTGCTCAAGGACGCCGGCTTGGTGAAGAGCACTTCCGAGGCGCTGCGCATGATCAAGCAGGGCGCGGTGAGAATCGACGGGGAACGGGTGTCCGATCCGGGGCGCATGATTCCGGCAGGGGAAACCCATGTCTTTCAGGTGGGCAAGCGCCGCTTCGCCAAAATCGAGGTGGGCTTTATGAATCTGGCGGAGTGA
- a CDS encoding peptidoglycan DD-metalloendopeptidase family protein, with protein sequence MRKKRSPLYLQATAGGVNARRVGFRLPKRALLPICGIAFISGLGFKFWPQPSPVSTIEPEPPVVSPPQPLAIATDPADNVPAAEETFDEPAPAEAPWIEHRVNPGESLAAIFKQYDLSARTLHTLIHSDDHVEEELARLQPGETLKILRDEQGKLEKLVYQPSLTETIALARKEDRFDIERIFTEPQRELEEAGGFIRSSLYLDGKRAGLNDGLIMELTEIFGWDIDFARSIRPGDQFSILYEKHYVDGKFIGEGPIMAAEFVNQGKTYRALRFTLPDGDSDYYTPEGKSLRKKFLRTPVKSARITSRFTLRRNHPILHRIRAHKGVDYAAPTGTPVRATGDGKIVFRGRKGGYGRVVILDHGRGYTTLYAHLSRFNSRYKRGARVKQGDTIAYVGQSGLATGPHLHYEFRIAGVHRDPLTVPLPGSEPIPPSQLAAFKQQTAPLLASLEQYHQTLLAQAKPEE encoded by the coding sequence ATGCGCAAAAAGAGATCGCCCCTGTACCTGCAAGCCACCGCCGGCGGGGTGAATGCTCGCCGGGTCGGCTTTCGGCTGCCCAAAAGAGCATTGCTGCCGATTTGCGGGATCGCGTTTATCTCCGGCCTGGGCTTCAAATTCTGGCCGCAACCGTCTCCCGTTTCGACGATCGAGCCCGAACCACCAGTCGTCTCTCCGCCTCAACCGTTGGCCATCGCCACCGACCCCGCCGACAACGTCCCGGCGGCAGAGGAAACGTTCGACGAACCCGCCCCCGCGGAAGCGCCCTGGATCGAACACCGGGTCAATCCCGGCGAATCCCTGGCGGCGATTTTCAAGCAGTACGATCTCAGCGCCCGAACCCTGCACACGCTGATTCACAGCGACGACCACGTGGAAGAGGAATTGGCCCGCCTTCAACCGGGGGAGACGCTCAAAATTCTGCGGGACGAACAAGGCAAATTGGAAAAGCTGGTCTACCAGCCCAGCCTGACGGAGACCATCGCCCTCGCCCGCAAGGAAGACCGTTTCGACATCGAGCGGATCTTCACCGAACCGCAGCGGGAGCTGGAGGAAGCCGGCGGCTTCATCCGATCTTCCCTGTATCTGGACGGCAAACGCGCCGGATTGAACGACGGGCTGATCATGGAGCTGACCGAAATCTTCGGCTGGGACATCGATTTCGCCCGCAGCATCCGGCCCGGCGATCAATTCTCCATCCTGTACGAAAAACACTATGTGGACGGCAAGTTCATCGGCGAGGGACCGATCATGGCCGCCGAATTCGTCAACCAGGGCAAAACCTACCGCGCCTTGCGCTTCACCCTGCCCGACGGCGACAGCGACTACTACACCCCGGAAGGCAAATCTCTGCGCAAGAAGTTTCTTCGCACGCCGGTCAAATCGGCCCGGATCACCTCCCGCTTCACCCTCCGCCGGAATCACCCCATCCTGCACCGGATTCGCGCCCATAAAGGGGTCGATTACGCCGCCCCCACCGGCACTCCGGTGCGCGCCACCGGCGACGGCAAAATCGTCTTCCGCGGCCGCAAGGGGGGCTACGGGCGGGTGGTCATTCTCGATCACGGCCGGGGCTATACCACCCTGTATGCCCACCTCAGCCGCTTCAATTCCCGCTACAAGCGCGGCGCCCGGGTGAAGCAGGGGGACACCATCGCCTACGTGGGCCAATCCGGCCTGGCCACCGGCCCCCATCTCCACTATGAATTCCGGATCGCCGGCGTCCACCGCGATCCCTTGACCGTTCCCTTGCCGGGAAGCGAACCCATTCCCCCATCCCAGCTGGCCGCGTTCAAACAGCAAACCGCGCCCTTGCTGGCCTCTTTGGAGCAATACCACCAAACCCTGCTCGCCCAGGCCAAACCGGAGGAATGA
- a CDS encoding phosphohexomutase domain-containing protein gives MSTEPTLEQVLTAPPRPLRFGTSGVRAKVEELTDVEVYCLTRGTLAYFERIGKLARDRKPSEPIVIPLAGDLRPSSERLLQATAAAIRAAGYEVDYCGSIPTPALTYYALAQGVAGFVVTGSHIPADRNGQKANRCDGEVLKSDEAGIIEAVAAFRAEEYGRAAEASKFGPDGMFKSQYRPDLPPANSAAVKVYRDRYRQVFSADALGGLRVLFFEYSAVGRDLLPEILTDAGAEVIRVGRSDEFIPLDTEAISENHLNLLRDWVDRQEVPIHAVVSTDGDSDRPLVIGVEEGELQFFPGDLLGAAVADFLEADAAAVPVSANPGLEDFLENRDIPLNRTRIGSPYVIEAIQHWLAEGKRKVVAWEANGGFLVGSAIPLEAGTLHPLPTRDAILPILAVLAAARRRGESLGELLRAFPPRYGKSDLLDDFPREKSHRMIAYFTPDDDRVKEVRFQQGEIVLLNGDGQEIGRRSADDPELPAWEEKRQGLEEVFSSRHGFAPLVAINGVDGLRCYFSDGEIAHVRPSGNAPQLRIYAFAATPERAREIAALAVASGGLLEQLAAQVTESEA, from the coding sequence ATGAGCACTGAACCGACCCTCGAGCAGGTTTTGACCGCTCCGCCCCGGCCGCTGCGTTTCGGCACCAGCGGCGTGCGGGCCAAGGTGGAAGAGTTGACCGACGTGGAAGTGTATTGCCTGACCCGGGGAACCTTGGCCTATTTCGAGCGGATCGGCAAACTGGCCCGGGATCGCAAGCCCTCCGAACCCATTGTCATCCCCTTGGCCGGGGATCTGCGTCCCTCCAGCGAGCGCCTGCTTCAGGCCACCGCGGCGGCGATCCGGGCTGCCGGCTATGAGGTGGACTATTGCGGCTCCATTCCCACCCCCGCCTTGACCTATTACGCCCTGGCGCAAGGCGTGGCCGGCTTCGTGGTGACCGGCAGCCACATTCCCGCCGACCGCAACGGCCAAAAGGCCAACCGCTGCGACGGGGAGGTGCTGAAAAGCGACGAGGCGGGCATCATTGAAGCGGTGGCGGCATTCCGGGCCGAGGAATACGGCCGCGCGGCCGAAGCCTCCAAGTTCGGTCCCGACGGGATGTTCAAGTCCCAATACCGTCCGGATCTGCCGCCGGCCAATTCCGCCGCGGTCAAAGTCTACCGCGACCGTTACCGGCAGGTATTTTCGGCGGATGCCTTGGGGGGATTGCGGGTACTGTTTTTCGAGTACAGCGCGGTGGGAAGGGATTTGTTGCCGGAAATCCTGACCGATGCCGGGGCCGAGGTGATTCGAGTGGGCCGGAGCGACGAGTTCATACCCCTCGATACCGAAGCCATCTCCGAAAACCATCTCAACCTGCTGCGGGACTGGGTCGATCGGCAAGAAGTCCCCATCCATGCGGTGGTGTCCACCGACGGGGACAGCGATCGCCCGCTGGTGATCGGGGTGGAAGAAGGTGAATTGCAATTCTTCCCCGGCGACCTGTTGGGGGCGGCGGTGGCGGACTTTCTCGAGGCCGATGCCGCCGCCGTGCCCGTCAGCGCCAATCCGGGCTTGGAAGACTTTCTGGAAAATCGCGATATTCCGTTGAATCGGACCCGGATCGGCTCGCCCTATGTGATCGAGGCGATTCAGCACTGGCTGGCCGAAGGCAAACGGAAAGTGGTGGCGTGGGAAGCCAACGGCGGATTTCTGGTGGGGTCGGCCATTCCCCTGGAAGCCGGGACCCTTCACCCATTGCCGACCCGGGATGCGATTCTGCCCATTTTGGCGGTTCTCGCCGCCGCCCGCCGGCGCGGAGAAAGCTTGGGCGAATTATTGCGGGCATTTCCTCCCCGCTACGGAAAATCCGATCTTTTGGATGACTTTCCCCGGGAGAAAAGCCATCGTATGATCGCCTATTTCACCCCCGACGACGACCGGGTAAAGGAGGTGCGTTTTCAGCAGGGGGAAATCGTTCTTCTGAACGGCGACGGCCAGGAGATCGGCCGCCGGTCCGCCGACGATCCGGAATTACCGGCTTGGGAAGAGAAAAGACAAGGTTTGGAAGAGGTGTTTTCTTCTCGCCACGGGTTCGCGCCGCTGGTTGCCATCAACGGGGTGGACGGGCTGCGCTGTTATTTCTCCGACGGGGAAATCGCGCATGTGCGGCCTTCGGGCAATGCGCCGCAGCTTCGGATCTACGCCTTCGCCGCCACGCCCGAGCGGGCGCGGGAAATCGCCGCCCTGGCGGTGGCTTCGGGCGGTCTCCTGGAGCAATTGGCGGCGCAGGTTACGGAGAGCGAAGCTTGA